A region of the Candidatus Bathyarchaeota archaeon genome:
AAATACACGTTTGCGTCTCCTCCAATTACATTAGCGCTATTTGACACAAAAGAAGCCTTGTTTAACACGGCACCATTCAACCCTCTATTGACGCCCAATATGTGGTCAAATAACCCAGTATTGATCAAAATACTTCAAGAATACTTTAACAAAGAATGGCAGGAAGCAAACGAAGTGAATTAGCAAAGAAGAAACGTTTAATTACAAAAAAACAAGCCAGTTAATTATCAATTCACCACCTAACGAAACTCAAATCTTAAATCACAGAGAAAGCTGAAATAAAAAATAGGAAATACCGTTCCATAAGGGTTCGCTGGGGCTCCGGAACACAATAGGAGAGAAGAAATGAAAAACCAACAAGCAAGTTATAGCAACCTCGCTGCTTCAGAGAAAAGTTTCTGCGATTCCTTATTTTAAAGGCGAATCAGCGGTTAGAGACAAATTGCTTTTTAGACAGGCATTTAACTTGCATAAGAGGGAAAATAGCCCTGAACAGGACAAAGACACCTGGCTCAAGTCAGTAAATGTCCGCCAAGTAACTCTTCAGTTTAAAGAATGCTTGGGCTTGCTCAAAGATTCTCTCTTCGGTTTCAGAGGGGCTAATCGGCAAAGTCTCTTTTATGAAAGCGGCTAACCTGCCTGTCCAGAGAACCTGCAAAGCATCCACCAAAGAAGTCCGTTTGTCAGGTTCTGCCCTATGGAAAGCCGCGATAAAGGAGTAAACGGTTTTTGCCCAGACATCAATCGGGAAATGGACGTCGGATTTATCAAGATTTTTAAGCGTTTCAAACTCACGCAGAAACTCACTGCTCAAAATGGAGCTGCAGAGACTGCGGTGTTCGTCGCATCTTTTCTTGTACGTGCTTATCATGTTTTGCAGGTCTATGGGTATTGGCGGCTGCGAGTTAACATGCTTCTCTTCACCCTCCATTGTCACGGCGTCGACACCTCGAATTTCTTTCCAAGCAGGCTCGTACTGTTCAATGCAGGTGAACATGGTGCCGATAACTTGCCTGAACATGGGTGTTAACTGTTTGGTTGGGTCTTTGGGGTCGTGGTCTTTGATGCCTAAGAACGCCTGTTTAACTTCAAAGCCCTTCGCCAAAGCGGTGTGTGTCTCAAAGATGTCCACGCCGAATTCGCGCACGGCAGGCAACTTCCACAGTGGCGAATCCAGCAGTTCATTCACCAACCCGTTAGAGAGCCCGAAGTCACCGCCGATTGGTTGCCTTACGTTTTTGCCGTAAAGGCTGGTTGTAACTGGGTAACAAAGAAAATTTGTTATGGTTCCGTCGTATTTGCGTCTGTTGTAGTAGGGAACAACAAGCCCTGTTCCAGACAGCACTGGAGAAAGCAAAAGATTCATCCATTCAGGAGTGATGCTTCGCAAGTCCGAGTCGACCAGCGCCACAGCTTTCACCCCCAAGTATCGGGCAGCTTCAAAAACAGCTTTTATGGCAGACCCCTTGCCTGCAATGCCCACGTAAATGGCGGGAATCAGGTCCATACTGCTTGGCAGATGCACCGTTTTAACCGACGTCAAGGTTCCATCTACAGATTTTCCGTCGGAGACAAAAATTACGGCGCGTTGGTTTGGGAAGTAGGTTTCTAAGCCTTTTACAACTTGGGAGATAACGTAGCTTGCGGTGAGTACGTTGTTGTATGAGGGGATACCTACGAGTAAGTCGGCATGTTTGATTTTTTCTATGTGGTCACATGCTTCGGTTGACAAGGCGGAGTCTGGTTCAGTCAGCATTCAACACACGGACGGATATTACCGTTTCAAACATCACTTTTATTTATTTACCAACAAAACATGAAAACTTGAAACAAATAAGCGCAGAAATTTTTCAAGAACGGTTAAAACTTTGCCCAAACAAGTTACTGAACAGCGCAAATACCTAAAAAACAAAAATCCAAATAAACAGCTTTAGCTTTACCAGCAACCCAAGCGTAGCGAAAAAGTGAAAAGCAACCTCACAATGAACCTATTGTAATAATGGTGACTTAAAATGAGCGAAGAAGTAAACATGGCAACCATACAGCTAAATGGCGAAAAACAAAACTTCATTCTCGACAAAAAAGACTTCAAAACAGGCAGCAAAGGTTTCTACGGAATGGGCAAAATGGTAGCTGGAGGCAAAAAATACCAAGTTCAAATTCAATGCGTAGAAATCGGCTCCAAACCTAAAGAACAAGGAAAATAAATCAGCTTTTAAGCGCTTGCGTTAAGCAGGCTTCTTTTCATTTTCTTAAAAATAAGAGTAGGAAAAAGAAGATTTTAGAGTACTGAAGCTTTAATCAGCGTTATTGTCTGTTGGGGTTGGCTTTGTTCTCCAATGGGGTTAGTGGTTACGGGTACGTTAGCTATTGCGTCAACCACTTCCATGCCGCTGATGACTTGACCGAAAACCGTGTAGACGCTGTCGAATTTTGTGCCTTCTTGGTCTATAGCGTTGTTGCCGTTGTCTACGAGGTTTATGAAGAACTGGCTGGTTGCGGAGTCGGGTTCGTCAGTCTTTGCCATGGCTATAGTGCCTCGGATGTTACGGTTGTCATTGCCGATTTCGTCAGGTATAGTTGCGGGTTGAGGGGTAACTGCGCCGCCTTGAATCATAAAGCCCTTGATAACGCGGTGGAAAACTGTGCCGTTGTAGGAGCCTGAATTAACCAAGTCCACGAAGTTCTGAGCCGTGATGGGTTTGTCGTCTCGCATCTGAACAATAATGTTGCCCATGGAGGTCTCTAAGAGAACTTGGGTGCCGTTGGCGCTGTATTCACCTTCGGGCGAAGTCAAAGCGGGCGCGGCAGTGGGCGTTGGAGTTGCTGTTGGAGTTGGAGTGGGCGAGGGAGCAGGAGGCGCTGGGAACAAGGTGCCTTGACCAAGCACTAAAACCGCCGCTACAGCCACTAGGGCTATTCCGACGACGCCCAGTATAATCATGTTTCTCTTGTTTTTGGCTTTAGTCTGAGGATTGTTTTTGCCCCATTCAGGCTTAGCCTGACTTTGGCTTTTCCGATATCTACGTGAACGTGGCATGCTCAAAAGTAACGGAGCTATCTTTATTTAAACATTTCAAAAGCTGCCAAATCAAAAGCAGGCTCCACCCAAAAGAAGAAACATCAGCACACACATTCAGGGACCTACCCCCCTATCGTTTCTGCATACAATTACTAATAGGCTCCAAATAGGCTGCTGCTTCCAACGTAGATAAACAGCCCGATGTCGGGGCAGCAAACAAAACCTAAATATCAATGAACCGCTTAAGAATCCAAGAAACACCCGCGGGCTGGTAGTTCAGCTGGCATGAACGCTTGACTTGCACTCAAGAGGTCGGGGGTTCAAATCCCCCCCAGTCCACCACTTTTCAGTAACAGAGCTTAAAACAGAAGTATTTACTTCCACACGTTTACTTCCATTTACTTCCAACATCTTTCGTATCTGAGAAGGATTTACCTTGTGGTATGTGTAAATTCTCTTACCTTCAACATATCCTTGATAATGCTGTATTCTAAAACTATTACCTCTTTGCTGAAATACACCCTCAATTCCACAAATTGGGCATTCAATCTTTGTCATTTTACGTCCCTGAACTCCTGAGTAGCATACGTTCTATATAACGTTCATTAAAACAAATTTTGTGAGCCTTGTGCTTAGATGCTTATTTCTGCTAATCAGCCTCTAGAACAGCTTAGTTATATGCCTTATAAACGCTGAGAAAGGCTCAGATATATCATTTCTCTGTGCATCATTACAGATTTTTTAACATTGAACATAAACTCCCCAATAATTAATGCTCTAGTCACCACCCCCTAAAGGTAAAGTAGTTAAAACAAAATCAAACAAAAGAAAGGATGAGGGATAGAACAGCATCTGGCACAGCTGGGCTTTAATTATGTTAATACTGTGAGTGATTTTTCAAATAAGATACCCAGAAAAGCGTCAATAGGGCTCAAAAGTAATCCCTTGACTGCGAATATACACTAACTGGCATTAAGTGCATTGATTCTCATCAATTGTAGGATTTTTTATCCCATAGCCAATTATCAACAAATATTCCAGTAAAAAAATATTCAACGCCTGCATACTTAGCAAAGAACTTAAGAAATTCATGAGTAAAAAGCTCACTTGGTGATTTTATAAATCCAAAAGAAAGCGCTTCAGTGACAGATTTTAGCTTAGGTAACTTCTCAAGAGTTTTTTCATCACTTAGACCACTAAGTCCAATAAGGTCTTCCGAAAACAAACAAGCCAAATATGATTCACGCAACATAGTAGCAGCTTCAGTTCTTAAGAACTTCTCAACTCCATCATCTTTTTCTAAAAGAGTGTAAGTCAACCGACATTGAGAGCATTTATCACCACTATCTTTGACGTACACTTCAAGCGGTAAGTCCAAACATTTGTTTTGAACAACCCCTTTATCGAGCAAATAGAAATTACTTACAGTTGATGCTAATCTCTCAACAAACTTGTCTGACAGATCTTTAGGGATTTTCTTCCACAAAGAACAGAATGGAATTACTTTTTCATAGGTTTGCGCTGCAATTTCTCTATAACGACTACTCTTAGACTTGGCAAATTTTTCATAAGCAGTTAAGAACTCAATAATTCTTTTTTTAACAAAGGTTTGTTCGTTTTCCTCTGCGCCTTTATATCTTAAAAACCAAATTACTCCAGGAAACGTCAGCCAAATTAAAAACGAATCTTCAGATTCAGTTACCATCTTCAAATCCTTAAGCTGATTAACGGCTCGTCTTGCTTGCTCAATATGCAATCTCTTTCCTAAAAGATGCGAATCACCTCTAGGCAAGTTTTCAGAATTAATTTCTAGTCTCAATTTCGTTTTTGTGTTGGGACCATTAAGTCCCAATGCTAACAAAACATGTCTATGATGGTTGCTGAGTTTAAAACCAAAAAGGCATTCATCAGATAAGAGAGAATCTGCTGGTCCTCCAAAGACTTGATGAACAGCCATATTGGGCACAGCAGTGTTTCCATACATTTTCCTATTTAAGTTTTGTTAAAAAAGCGCGCGTATTTTGTGAGCCTCTTTTGAAAAGGTTGTTGCCAATTATAGTAAAGATAAAAAATGTCAAAAAATGAAAATATTGACACAATAAACATCGAAACAATAATCCAACAAAACAGCCTTCAATGGACTAGAATCCATCCAGCTTTAGATTTCACTGCTGAGCATGCATTCGTAGGAAACAAAGAAGCGACAAACAACATACCAAACACTTTCCTGATCAAAGATGACAAAACACTTATTCCGTGTGCTCCCATTGACTTAGCAAATCAAAGGATAGAACTCCAACCACCCAGATGCACCTCTTATCCAAAATGGTCTGAAGAAAGCATTACTAACTACCTGCAAGAAACAGCCCCAACTGTTGAACCAAACGAACTATACCAAGAAACAAAAAACCCTTTAGTAAACTACATGGACCTACCAGACGAAAGACTCTACGACTACCTTGCACTCTGGAATATAGGCACCTACTACTTTCCACTATTCAACAGCTACCCCTACGTCTTCTTAAACGGTCCCTCAGAAAGTGGGAAATCAAAACTCATGACCCTATGCAGTTGCTTAAGCTTCAACGGAAAATTCAGCCTACACACAAACACCCCTGGCATCTTTAGAATGATTGACAGAAACAGATGCACTCTGTTCATTGATGAAAGAGAAGCAGTTTCAAGCAGACTTAACTCTGAATTTAGAACAATGTTGCTTGGTGGCTATAAGAGAGGCGGGCTAGTTCAAAGGATGATCTGGCGCGAAAACGACGATGATTATATACCAATAGACTACCCCACCTATTCCCCAAAGATGCTGGCAAACATTGCAGGCATAGACAACGTCTTGGAATCAAGATGTATGACTATTCACATGCAACGAGGAACAAATGTTGAAAAGACAACGCGTGAAGTTAACATTAATGATACTTTGTGGCAACAGATACGTGACAAACAGTTCCTTTTCCTAATGGACAACTGGAAGATGGTGAGACAAGCGTACACTGACGCAGAGGCTGTTGAAGGGATATCTGGAAGAGCTTGGGAGCTTTGGAGACCCATGTTTTCTTTAGCTACACTCTTTGGTGAATCAACACTTGCCAACATGAGGACTCTTGCTTTGGAAACTGTTGCAGAGAGAAGACTTGATAATGCTGATTCACATGAAAACTTGCTTATTGAAGCTTTGCAGACAGCAGTTACTGAAGACCAGTGGTACAGTTTAGGTGAGATTAAGCGTGTCTTTGCTTCCCATCTTGAAAATGGTGGCTGGGTGAGTGAACAGTATATTGGACGTATGCTGAGAAGCTTTGGGTTTAGAAACAGACGCAGAATGAATCATGGCTTTGAATATTACATCACAGTTGAGACAGTTGCGCGTTTAGCTCAAAGTTCTGGAGTTGCATAACATGGACACAAGTGTATTTAGTGAATGTAGTGTATCACTTGGGATGGAGATACCTGGCAGAGCGTGGTAAAATAATGAGCAAAGATCTGAAGTTTTTCCGTGAAGGGGGTTTAAAGCTGGAGAATGAAGCAAGCAGTCTTTAATCAATACATTGGATTCAGCAGCAGAAATCTTGCTTAAGCAGGGTAAGTTATAAGCGAGCAGGAATGTTCTATCATTTCCCATTTTTTTGAGTGCTAATCCTAAAACAGCATGAGGTGAGATGTCTTGGAAGAGGAACTTAGGCAGATAATAGGAAGAGAGGAAAGGCAAGATGAGCCTAAATCGCTTGAAGAAGAATTTGAACAAGAAGAGTTAGAAAGGGAAGCTGAAGAGGAAGAAGAATCCAGTGAAGAATAATTGAAACTGGAAGTTGAATAACTTCTAACCAACCCCTTTTTCTCTGTGAGCACTAAATGTGGTGTGTTTCCCT
Encoded here:
- a CDS encoding cell wall biosynthesis glycosyltransferase, with product MLTEPDSALSTEACDHIEKIKHADLLVGIPSYNNVLTASYVISQVVKGLETYFPNQRAVIFVSDGKSVDGTLTSVKTVHLPSSMDLIPAIYVGIAGKGSAIKAVFEAARYLGVKAVALVDSDLRSITPEWMNLLLSPVLSGTGLVVPYYNRRKYDGTITNFLCYPVTTSLYGKNVRQPIGGDFGLSNGLVNELLDSPLWKLPAVREFGVDIFETHTALAKGFEVKQAFLGIKDHDPKDPTKQLTPMFRQVIGTMFTCIEQYEPAWKEIRGVDAVTMEGEEKHVNSQPPIPIDLQNMISTYKKRCDEHRSLCSSILSSEFLREFETLKNLDKSDVHFPIDVWAKTVYSFIAAFHRAEPDKRTSLVDALQVLWTGRLAAFIKETLPISPSETEERIFEQAQAFFKLKSYLADIY
- a CDS encoding peptidylprolyl isomerase, with product MPRSRRYRKSQSQAKPEWGKNNPQTKAKNKRNMIILGVVGIALVAVAAVLVLGQGTLFPAPPAPSPTPTPTATPTPTAAPALTSPEGEYSANGTQVLLETSMGNIIVQMRDDKPITAQNFVDLVNSGSYNGTVFHRVIKGFMIQGGAVTPQPATIPDEIGNDNRNIRGTIAMAKTDEPDSATSQFFINLVDNGNNAIDQEGTKFDSVYTVFGQVISGMEVVDAIANVPVTTNPIGEQSQPQQTITLIKASVL